GACGCTCACTGATTTATCTACTAAAGACACTTTAACTGGCATTTGGTGCTTGTTGGCTGTTCATTTCGGACCCTGTGGGAATGGGAATGGACAGTTTCTGTCTGCTTACCGGGAGCGCAGGGCATGCCAGGCGGCGTCAATGTCAGCATAAAGGTTCTTCTCAGAGGGCTTGCCAGTGCTAACACCGTAGCCTGAGTAATCATAGGAAAAGATGTTGCAGTTGATGCGCGTGCCTAAACCGATGTAGAAGCTGCTCATCTGACCCAGGTCTACTGCATTGCCATGGGAAAACAACACTGTGAACCTGAgaggaaaaggacaaagaagaaagaaggaagttAAGAAGCAGGATGAGGCTAAACAAGGACACTGCTGTCCTGGAAAGCCCAGAGTTGATGGGATATATTTGTatgacagagaaaaatacagatgtttttggatctaacaaaagaaacacaagctgtcCTACTTAAAGAACAGGTAAATCACAGAGAAACAGggttgtgatgtgtgtgcaggCACGTTCACTCTCGAGGTATTCAGGGGGtggtgtgtgtctcacctggcATTGGGGGCACATCGAATGTACATGCATCCCACCCTGTTCCCTCGGCTGGATCTGGTCAGGAACACGTCCGTCACATCCAGCTCTCTCTGTGAATACTGgaactctgctctctctgtgagATGAAGCTTCCACCTGCCCTCAGCCCCACTGGtaccaccgctgctgctgctgccgccaccaccgccaccacctcctccgccgccgccgccgccgcctcctcctcctccaccaccaccaccacctcctccaccaacaCCTCCGACTCCTCTGTCACTTCCACTCCCAGTGTTGAGCCGGGAACGTAGTCCTGGGGCTCCAAGAGAAGGCACAGCAGCCCCGGAGCTGGATCCAGGAGCAGTTCCAGCTCCAGGAACTGGATCTGGGTCAGGGAGAAGGGCATAGGTGGGCTCTGGAGGGAGGAAAGCCAGTTTGGCTGCAATGCGGCTGGGGCAAGGGGGGCAGCAGAACAGGCAGCATAGCTCTCGTATGGACAGACCGTTCATCTTCTGGTAGAAAAATAAACACGGTAGATGGAGTAATTAGGAGGCTGAGACAGTAAGAAAATCATGCAAGAAGCAAAGCCTTTCAACTCTGATTCACAacactgtcatcagaaaatgttacattttaatgaaatataaCATCAGGTTTATTAAGCTTCAGGgaaaatgagcagcagcacaacatcaCAGAGGCAAAGGCCACATACTCAATCAATGAGGTGAATTTTCAAATCATCATATAGTAACAACATTGATTACAATATGCTATGTGTCAGGATATGCAGGCTAAGCAGGTGATTCATTCCTCCATTATACCCCATGTTTGCAGGTATTAATCAGAGAAAAATATTGCAAaactgtgggggaaaaaaagttttttaCATGTTAGGAAAAGAGATTAACATCACTTCACCCCTTCCTCCCCTAACCAATTTCCTGGGGGGAGCCCTGCACAGCTATCCTGTCATAAACGTACCTGGATTCAGAAATCCCCGGGTCTTGAAATGAGCTGGCACACAACGGTGCCAAGGTTTTCTGGTCTAGTCACTTAGCCAGCTGGATCttgataaaaagaaatgataaCATATTAAAATGGCTTGGCATCATGTGGCAACATTCTGTACATGACAACTTATAGCCACAAAGGCAAGACCACTAACTTGGCATGGTCCTTTAATGTAGCTCTTCCAGAGCCTTCATGTGCTGATATTAAGTGTCATGATAAATATTAAGAAGCCTGTGCTATCATTCATGCTTTCTAAAATATAGCTGTTGGAAACACATAACATTATACAGATACTGGACAAAGAGTAAATAGTAACCTGACATCACAGCTATGAGGAAGAGATTACTTTGATTCAAAGATAAGAGACAACCGGGACTCATTATATGGGTTCAAACGTCAGTTGTTATTGTCATCATTTCACAGCGCCTGTAACTAACTAGCGGTTAATAGGGCGAGAGTTATATGCATTTATCCATGTACTGAGGCTGCAAAAATCTCACTGAGGGATTAAAGTGATTCAGATGCCCTGATGTGATCGTGGACACTGGTGACTAATTACAACACCCCCTCAACACAGAGCGACAGGGAGCGACTGATATGCTAATGGAGGCTACATGGTTAACAACGATATTAACCTCTAACGTTAGCCAGTGATGTGGGCGCACAATGGGAGCAGTATATTGACATAACATACATTCAACTGGAAAGGCAGATACGTAACACGTCGCTGCTGTTACTGGATATTACTCACGGAACAGATTAATGCCAGGAAACAGTCAAAAATATCATCATTTACCGTTAGCAAGGCAACAAGCTAGCGGCGGCGGCTAGCCCGCTACCTCGCTAGCCTAAAAGCTAGCTACTTACCGATTCACAGTAAGGTTAGGTTGGCAGGCAGGCTGGTGTGCCCCTCAATGTACACAGAAGCAGCACACGACTCCGAAGATCCTGCTTGTGTCTTGACATGGATGTTTTTACTCAAGTGTACTGACAGTTATCGGTGGCTAGCTAGCTGAAATTCATGGcaaccagatttttttttctactacTGTCCGACTAGAGCCGGAAGTGACGCAATGGCCTAGTCCATTTCAAAACTTTATTATAATATGTCTTGATATAATTTATCATCATCACATATATATCGCATGTGTATAAATTAATTTGAACAGTTTAAGGCTTCACaacatttcacagttttaatTCCATTAAGGTTATTACAGCTTATAACATAATACTTATTGGCTTTATTTTGTAAATTCATTTGATTGGAGTCTGTCGTTAAACATCAAACATACATTATCTTCTTCAAATAATAACAAACCCAAGGGGAAAAAAcgcaaaaaaataaataaaatgagcctatagcacaaaaaaaaatgtgtgtctAAATGTTTAAAACCCAGTTAAAATCCAGATTTAGTGGTGGAACAAGCATTCAGTATTCTTTTCTCAAATAAAAATAGCAATACCTCAACGAAAAAATACTCAATCAAAATAAAGGTCCTGCATTCCAAATCTTAATTAAAAGTTCAGAAGtcttatcagaaaaatgtcattgtgTAAAAATTAGACAGTAAATAAAGGTCCTCATTATGTGTCCCTACTCGTTGT
The Chaetodon auriga isolate fChaAug3 chromosome 12, fChaAug3.hap1, whole genome shotgun sequence genome window above contains:
- the LOC143329338 gene encoding alpha/beta hydrolase domain-containing protein 17A-like, which encodes MNGLSIRELCCLFCCPPCPSRIAAKLAFLPPEPTYALLPDPDPVPGAGTAPGSSSGAAVPSLGAPGLRSRLNTGSGSDRGVGGVGGGGGGGGGGGGGGGGGGGGGGGGGGGSSSSGGTSGAEGRWKLHLTERAEFQYSQRELDVTDVFLTRSSRGNRVGCMYIRCAPNARFTVLFSHGNAVDLGQMSSFYIGLGTRINCNIFSYDYSGYGVSTGKPSEKNLYADIDAAWHALRSRYGISPENIILYGQSIGTVPTVDLASRFECAAVVLHSPLTSGMRVAFPDTKKTYCFDAFPNIEKVSKIPSPVLIIHGTEDEVIDFSHGLALFERCPKAVEPLWVEGAGHNDIELYSQYLERLRRFINQDLAAQHA